CTCGATGAGGCGGCGCTTGGCCATCCTGCCCATGACGACGAGCCGGTCCAGGTCGTGCGCGAGTCTGCTGTCCAGGTCGGGGGTGCTGCCGAGCTTCTCCTCGGCGAACAGCCCGGCCTCGACCCGGCGGGCGAGTTCGACCTCCTCGGCCGCGGTGAGCAGCGGGATGCGGCCGATCTCGCGCAGGTACTGGCGGAACAGGTCGGCGGAGGGGCCGCCGGTCTCGGCGCGGGCGGCGAGCCGTGCCGCGGCGCGCCCGGCGGTGTCGTCGAGTTCCCCGGGGCCCTCGGGTTCCTCGCTCTCCGCGGCTTCGGCGGCTTCTTCCGTGAGCGCTTCGGCGGGCGGCTCCGCCGGCTCGGCGGACGCCCCCTCCGGGTGCTGGGGGGCTCGGCCCTGGGGCGGCACGGCCACGAGGACGTCCGGCTCCGCGTCCGACTCGTCCGCGGACGTGCTGGTGGCGCTGGTACTGCCGTCGGTCTCGGTGAGGGTCTGGGTCTGCACGGGGGCGACCTCCAGGATGATCGCTGCTCAGCGGTCCGGCAGCGGCACTTCGGGAGCGGAGGACTCGGGCACCGCACCCAGTGTGGAGTACGACACATCCCCGCCACGAGGGGCGTGCGGTGACTTTTTGCGTCCGGTCCGTGACCCACTGGTGATCGTGGCGGGCAGACCGGGCGCCCGGAGCGCTAGAGCGCCTCCGCTCCCCGCTCCCGAAGGGCCTGGTCGTACTGCTGGAGGACCCACATCTCGTTCTGCACGGCGGCCAGCTCGGCGGGGTCGCCACCGGTGGACAGCCGGGTCAGCTGGGACTGGATGTCGCGGACGCGGCGCTCCACGGCGCGGCGGCGGATCTGCACCAGGACCGTGCCCGCGTACGTCTCGTCGACGGTGCGGCGCAGGATCGGCTCGACGGCCAGTTCGGTGACCATCGCGCGGACGGCGTCGTCGGGCGCGGCCTCGCGGACCCGGATCAGGTACTCCTGCGCGTCCTGGACGCCGTACTCGGCGCCGCCCGCCTCGGCGATCGCCCGGTGCACGGCCGTGTAGGGCGGGGCGGTGAACTCGTCGGCGCCGTACGCGTCGAACGCCGGGGAGACGAGTTCGGGCCGCTGGAGGGCGAGCTTGAGGAGTTCGCGTTCGGCGGCGTGCACGGGATTGCGCAGGGTGAGGGCCGGTCCGGACGGGGCCGCGGCGCGGGGGCCGGTCTCCCACGGCTGCTGGGGGCCGCGGGACTGCTGCTGCGGGCCGCCCCGGCCGCCGCCGCGCTCGCGGGCCCAGCGGGCCAGCTGGGCGACCCGCTTGACCACGAACTGGGTGTCGAGGATGCCGAGCATGCCGGCGAGTTCGACGGCGACCTCGTGCTGGGCGCCGCTGTTCTTGATGCGGGCGACGATCGGGGCGGCCTCGTCCAGGGCGGCGGCGCGGCCGGCGGGGGTGTTGAGGTCGTAGCGGGCCACGATCTGGCGGAGCGCGAACTCGAAGAGCGGGGTGCGCGGTTCGGCCAGGTCGGCGACCGCGTCGTCGCCCTTGGCCAGGCGCAGCTCGCAGGGGTCCATGCCGTCGGGCGCGATGGCGATGTAGGTCTCGGCGGCGAACTTCTGGTCGTCCTCGAAGGCGCGCAGCGCGGCCTTCTGGCCGGCCGCGTCGCCGTCGAAGGTGAAGATCACGCGCGCCGAGCCGTTGTCCATGAGCAGACGGCGCAGGATCTTGATGTGGTCGCCGCCGAAGGCCGTGCCGCAGGTGGCGATGGCGGTGGTGACACCGGCCAGGTGGCAGGCCATGACGTCGGTGTAGCCCTCGACGACGACGGCCCGGCTGGTCTTGGCGATGTGCTGCTTGGCGAGGTCGATGCCGTACAGCACCTGGGACTTCTTGTAGATCGCCGTGTCGGGCGTGTTCAGGTACTTGGGGCCGTTGTCCGCCTCGTAGAGCTTGCGGGCGCCGAAGCCGACGACCTCGCCGCCGATGTCGCGGATCGGCCACATCAGCCGGCCCCGGAAGCGGTCGATGGGACCGCGCCGGCCCTCCTGGGACAGCCCGGAGAGGATCAGTTCCTTGTCCGTGAAGCCCTTGCCGCGCAGGTAGCGGGTGAGGTGGTCCCAGCCCTGGGGGCTGTAGCCGACGCCGAAGTGGACGGCGGCGGCCTGGTCGAAGCCGCGCTCGGCGAGGAAGACCCGGCCGGTCTCGGCCTCGGGGCCGGTGGCGAGCTGCTCGGCGTACCACTGGGCGGCGATCTTGTGCGCCTCGACCAGGCGGATGCGCTCGCCGCGCTGGTGGGCGGGGTTGTAGCCGCCCTCCTCGTAGCGCAGCGTGATGCCGGCCTGGGCGGCGAGGCGCTCGACCGCCTCCGAGAAGGAGAGGTGGTCCACCTTCATCACGAAGGTGAGGGTGTCGCCGCCCTCCTGGCAGCCGAAGCAGTGGAAGAGTCCCTTGCTCGGGCTGACCTGGAAGGACGGCGACTTCTCGTCGTGGAACGGGCACAGGCCCTTGAGGTTGCCGCCGCCCGCGTTGCGCAGCTGGAGGTACTCGGAGACCACGGCGTCGATCGGGACCGCGTCCCGTACCGCCTTCACGTCCTCGTCGTTGATCCGTCCTGCCACGGGTGAATTCTACGGGGGCGGTCGGACAGTGCCGGTCCCCGTGGGGTTCAGGAGGCGAGGCCGTCGAGCGGTACGTGCGGGTCGGCGAGGGCTTCGGTGTCCACCGCGGCCCGGGAACGGATGAGCCGCTGGATGGGGTCTGTGACATCCCACACGTTCACGTTCATCCCGGCCAGGACCCTGCCCTCGCGGACCCAGAACGCGATGAACTCCCGCTTGCCCGCGTCGCCGCGGATCACCACCTGGTCGTAGGACCCCGGCGGCGCCCAGCCGCTGTACTCCATGCCCAGGTCGTACTGGTCGGTGAAGAAGTACGGCACGCGGTCGTAGGTGACGTCCTGGCCGAGCATCGCGCGGGCCGCGACCGGGCCGCCGTTCAGGGCGTTGGCCCAGTGCTCGACCCGGATGCGGGTGTCGGAGAGGGGGTGCGGGAACGCGGCGACGTCACCGGCCGCGTGGATGTCGGGGTCGGAGGTGCGCAGCCGCTCGTCCACCAGGACCCCGCCGCCGTGCGCCCGGTCGGCCAGTTCCAGGCCGGCCGCCTCGGCGAGCGCGGTGCGCGGTGCCGCGCCGATCGCGGCGAGGACGGCGTGCGCCGGGTGCTCCTCGCCGTCGTCGGTGCGGGCGGCGAGGACCACGCCGTCCTGGCCGACGATCTCGGTGAGTCGCGCCCCGAAGTGGAAACGGACGCCGTGGGCGCGGTGCACTTCCGCGAACACGTTGCCCAGCTCGGGGCCGAGGACGCCGTGCAGCGGGGTCTGCGCCGGTTCGATCACGGTGACCTCGGCGCCGTACTCGCGGGCCGCCGCCGCGACCTCCAGGCCGATCCAGCCGGCGCCCGCGATCACGAGGTGCCCGTTGTCCCGGCCGAGCGAGGTGAGGACGCCCTTGAGCCGCTCGGCGTGGGCGAGGCGGCGCAGATGGTGGACGCCCGCCAGGTCCGTGCCCGGGATGTCGAGGCGGCGGGGCTCGGCGCCGGTGGCGAGCAGCAGCTTGTCGTAGTGGACGAGGGTGCCGGCGTCGCCGAGGCGCACGGTCCGCGCGGTGCGGTCGATCCGGTCGACGGTCTGGCCGAGGTGCAGCTCGACGTCGTTCCGCGCGTACCAGGCGGGCTCGTGCACGAAGACGCTGTCCCGCTCCTCCTTGCCGAGCAGATAGCCCTTGGACAGCGGCGGCCGCTCGTAGGGGTGGTCGCGCTCGTCGCAGATCAGTATCACCCGGCCGGTGAAGCCCTCCGCCCGGAGCGTCTCGGCCGCCTTGGCGCCGGCGAGACCGCCTCCGACGATGACGAATGTCTGATCCGCGTCGACCACTTGATGCCTCCTCGTAAGGGTGCCGCCACATGCGAGCGTCCCGCACCCGGCGTGCTGCGGGAAGGGGGTGTGACCCGATCAGGCCACCCTTGGTCACTTTCCCTTCGGATATGCCCCGCCTCGGACATGTCCCGCTTCGGACATGCCCCGTCTCAGCCGCGCCCCGTCAGTCTCGCGTGCAGCGAGCGGGCGGAGGCGTCGGTGAGGGAGGCGATCTGGTCGACGATCACCCGCTTGCGCGTGTGGTCGTCCGACGCCTGGTCGAACAGGGCCCGGAACTGCGGGTCGAGGCCGTCCGGGGCGCGGGCGGTGAGCGCCTCGGCCAGTTCGGCGACGACGATCCGCTGGTCGGCGCGCAGCCGCTCCTGCTCGGCGCGCTGCATGACGTACCGGTCGGCGACCGCCTTGAGCACGGCGCACTCCATGCGGGCCTCGCGGGGTACGACGAGTTCGGCGTCGTACCGGGTGAGCCGGCCGCCGCCGTACGCGGCGCGGGTCGCCACCTCGGCGGCCAGGCAGAACCGGCCGATGAGCTGGCTGGTGGCGTCCTTGAGGCGGGCCTGGGCGGCCGCGGTGCCGTCGTAGCCGTGCGGCCACCACTCCTGGTCCTGGAGGCGGTCGAGGGCCGCGGCGAGCTCGGCCGGGTCGGTGCCGGCGGGCACGTACCGGCCGACGGCCACGGCGAACACCGCCTGCCGTTCGGGCTCGGCGTGCAGGCAGTCGGGGTCGATGTGACCGGCGTGCAGGCCGTCCTCCACGTCGTGGACCGAGTAGGCCACGTCGTCGGACCAGTCCATGACCTGGGCCTCGAAGCAGGTGCGGGTGCCGGGGGCGGTGCTGCGGACCCAGTCGAAGACCGGGCGGTCGTCCTCGTAGACGCCGAACTTGGGGGAGGCCGGGTCGGTGGGGTGGGCGCCGCGCGGCCAGGGGTACTTGGTGGCGGCGTCCAGGGCGGCGCGGGTGAGGTTGAGACCGACGGAGCCGTCGGGGGTGAACCGCTTGGGCTCGATGCGGGTGAGCAGCCGGAGCGACTGGGCGTTGCCCTCGAAGCCGCCGCAGTCGTCGGCGAACTCGTTCAGCGCCTGTTCGCCGTTGTGGCCGAAGGGCGGGTGACCGAGGTCGTGGGAGAGGCAGGCGGCCTCCACCAGGTCGGGGTCGCAGCCGAGGGCCGCCCCCAGTTCGCGGCCGACCTGGGCGCACTCCAGGGAGTGGGTGAGGCGGGTGCGGGGGCTGGCATCCCACACCTGGCTCGAGGCGCCCGGGGTGACCACCTGGGTCTTGCCCGCCAGCCGGCGCAGCGCGGCGGAGTGCAGGACGCGGGCGCGGTCGCGCTGGAAGGCGGTACGGCCTGGGCGCTTGTCGGGCTCCGGGGCCCATCGTTCGAGGGACGTGGGGTCGTAGGTGTCGAGGAGTGCGATGCCTTCCATGATTCGACAGTAAGCGTCGGCGGTGACAATCGGGGACTGCCGGGCGCCCGGTGGTGGGCCGGGTCGTGCCGGGGCCGGTCGGCCGGTCAGGCGGACGCCGGCCGGGCCCCGGCCGTCGCCCGGGCCTGGTCGTAGCGGTGCAGGACCAGGCGGGCCATCGCCTCGTGGGCGCCCAGGGGCGCGGAGGCGATGCCGGGTGCCTGTGCCGCGCACTGCGTCGCGAAGCGGCCCGGCGCGGTGAAGCAGGAGGCCACGGCCACGTCGGGGCGGCCCCGCGCGGCCAGCGCGCGCAGCGCGGTCGCCACCGTCGGGGTGGCCGCGGAGGCGTACGCGGGGACCACCGGGACGCCCAGCCGGCCGGCGAGCAGGCGGGCGGTGCGGCGGGTGTCGGCGGCCGAGTCGGGGTCGCGGGAGCCGGCCGCGGCGAGGACGACGGCGCTCGTGCCGCGGGCGGCGGTGTCCGGGCGCCAGCCGGCCTCCGTCAGCCGGGCGTGCAGGGTCTCCACGAGGAGCGGGTGGGGGCCGAGCGGGGCGGCCACCCGCGCCCGCGCCGACGCGGCCGCCGCCATCTCGGGGATGTCCCGCTTGACGTGGTAGCCGCGCCCGAGCAGCAGCGGGACGAGGACGGCCGGGGCGGCGCCGAGGGCCGCGAGGGTGTCCGGGAGCAGCGGCTCGTTCAGCTCGATGTGGCCCAGGCGGACGCGGAGCGAGGGGCGCAGCGCGCGCACCAGGCCCGCCAGGGCCCGTACGGTGTCGAACGCGCGCGGGTCGCGGCTGCCGTGGGCGACGAGCACGAGGACGGGCGGGGCGGCGTCCCGGGCGGCCGCCGGGGCCGTACGGCGGCGTCCGCCGGGGTGGACCGGCCGAAGCCGGTCGGCGAGCGGACTGCTGATGCCGTTCATGAGGTGCGCCGTGGTGTCGAGGTGGCGGGCGGGCTCGTCGCGGAGGGGGTTCGACGCCGTCATGGAAGGATCCTGGCGGTGGGAGGTTGCGCGGCCGTTGCCGGGCCGTCATCACTGTTTTCCGTGGCCTCACGTCGTACGGATGCACGAGGTGAGGCCCCTGTGCGCTGAACCGGACCGGCCGCGTTCGCGTCCTCCATGGTCGGGACCGATGGCCGGGCCCGAGGGGGCGGAACCGCTGGCCGGGACCGCCGGCCGCACCGATCCGTGGGGGACCGCATGAAGATCCGTCGACCGCGGCTGCCGCGCACCCGCAGGGGCCGGCGGCTGCTGGTGCAGTCCGTGATGGCCGCGTGCGTGCTGGCGCTGCTGCCGGCCACCTGGCTGTACGTGACCACGGCGGACCGGCTGCGGACGACGGCGGACGTGCCGCGCACGGAGGTGGCCGTGGTGTTCGGGGCCGGGCTGTGGGACGGGGAGCCGTCCCCCTACCTCGCGCACCGGCTGGACGCGGCGGCCCGGCTGTACCGGGCGGGCCGGATCGAGGTCGTGCTGGTCACCGGGGACAACAGCCGCGAGGACTACGACGAGCCGGACGCCATGCGCGCGTACCTCACCCGGCACGGGGTGCCGGCCCGGCGGATCGTCGGCGACTACGCCGGTTTCGACACCTGGGACTCCTGTGTCCGGGCCAAGAAGATCTTCGGGGTGGACCGGGCGGTGCTCATCAGCCAGGACTTCCACATCCGGCGGGCGGTGGCGCTGTGCGAGGCGGCCGGGGTGGACTCGTACGGGATCGGCGTGGCCGCCAAGCACGACACGACCTGGTACTACGGCGGGACGCGCGAGGTGTTCGCGGCGGGCAAGGCGGCGCTGGACGCGGCCTTCCGCCCCGACCCGCAGTTCCTCGGCCGCAAGGAGCAGGGCGTCGCACGGGCACTCGCGGCGGGACGCTGAGCCGGGCCTGTTCGGCGGGGCCCGTCCCGGGACCGCTCGGCGGCCGGTTCGACGGGCGGCGGTGGCCGCCCACGGCTGGGGGTGGGGCGGGCGATGGCGGTCGCCTGCGGCGGGCCTTCGGCAGGCCGAGGCGGTCGTCCCGTGGCAGGGCTCGGCGGCGGGCGGCGGGTGGCTGTCGGCGGCTGCGGCGGGCGGGCAGCGGCGTTGACCCACGGCGGGCGCGGCGGCCGCCGCCTCACGGCGGGCGCGGCGGCCGTCGCCTCACGGCGGGCGCGGTGGCGCGGGGAGGTCGTCGTCCCGGTCGTGTAACCGGGAGCGGGGCGGGGCGTAACACGCCCGAAGCACGCTGTCCGCATGGACACCACCGCGACGCCCACCCACTGTCCGTACTGCGCCCTGCAGTGCGGGATGAACGTCACCCCGCTGCCGCAGGGGGGCGTCGCGGTGACCGAGCGGCCGGACTTCCCGGTGAACCGGGGCGCCCTGTGCGGCAAGGGCCGCACGGCCGCCGAGGTGCTGTCCCCGGCGGTACGGCTGACCTCGCCGCTGGTGCGCTCCGGCGGCCGGCTGGTGCCTGCCTCCTGGGAGGAGGCGCTGGACCGGATCGCCGGGGCGCTGGGGTCGGTCCGGGAGCGGTACGGCGCCGACGCGCTCGGCGTGTTCGGCGGGGGCGGCCTGACGAACGAGAAGGCGTACGCGCTGGGCAAGTTCGCGCGGGTGGTGCTGGGCACCTCGCAGATCGACTACAACGGCCGCTTCTGCATGTCGTCGGCGGCGGCCGCGGGCACCAGGGCGTTCGGGCTCGACCGTGGGCTGCCGTTCCCGCTGGAGGACGTCCCGCGGACCGGATGCGTGATCCTGGTGGGCTCCAACCTCGCCGAGACCATGCCGCCCTCCCTGCGCTTCTTCAGCGAACTGCGGGCGAACGGCGGCACGCTGATCGTGGTGGACCCGCGCCGCACACGGACCGCCGAGCAGGCCGACCTGCACCTGGCGCCCCGCCCGGGCACCGACCTCGCGCTCGCGCTGGGCCTGCTGCACCTGGTGGTCGCCGAGGGCCGCACGGACGAGGAGTTCATCCGCGAGCGCACGACGGGCTGGGCGGAGGCCCGGGCGGCCGTGATGGGGCACTGGCCCGAGTACGTGGAGCGGATCACGGGGGTGTCCGTTCCACAACTACGCGAGGCCGTGCGGCTGTTCTGCGCGCCGGAGTCGGCGATGGTGCTGACGGCGCGGGGACCGGAGCAGCAGTCGAAGGGAACGGACACGGTGAGCGCGTGGATCAACCTGTGCCTGGCGACCGGCCGCGCGGGCCGCCCGCTGTCCGGGTACGGCTGTCTGACCGGGCAGGGCAACGGGCAGGGCGGGCGCGAACACGGCCAGAAGGCCGACCAGTTGCCCGGCTACCGCAAGCTGGACGACCCGGCGGCGCGGCGGCACGTGGCCGGGGTGTGGGGCGTGGACCCCGACACGCTGCCGGGCCCGGGGCGCAGCGCGTACGAGCTGCTGGACGCGC
Above is a genomic segment from Streptomyces collinus Tu 365 containing:
- the dnaG gene encoding DNA primase; its protein translation is MAGRINDEDVKAVRDAVPIDAVVSEYLQLRNAGGGNLKGLCPFHDEKSPSFQVSPSKGLFHCFGCQEGGDTLTFVMKVDHLSFSEAVERLAAQAGITLRYEEGGYNPAHQRGERIRLVEAHKIAAQWYAEQLATGPEAETGRVFLAERGFDQAAAVHFGVGYSPQGWDHLTRYLRGKGFTDKELILSGLSQEGRRGPIDRFRGRLMWPIRDIGGEVVGFGARKLYEADNGPKYLNTPDTAIYKKSQVLYGIDLAKQHIAKTSRAVVVEGYTDVMACHLAGVTTAIATCGTAFGGDHIKILRRLLMDNGSARVIFTFDGDAAGQKAALRAFEDDQKFAAETYIAIAPDGMDPCELRLAKGDDAVADLAEPRTPLFEFALRQIVARYDLNTPAGRAAALDEAAPIVARIKNSGAQHEVAVELAGMLGILDTQFVVKRVAQLARWARERGGGRGGPQQQSRGPQQPWETGPRAAAPSGPALTLRNPVHAAERELLKLALQRPELVSPAFDAYGADEFTAPPYTAVHRAIAEAGGAEYGVQDAQEYLIRVREAAPDDAVRAMVTELAVEPILRRTVDETYAGTVLVQIRRRAVERRVRDIQSQLTRLSTGGDPAELAAVQNEMWVLQQYDQALRERGAEAL
- a CDS encoding NAD(P)/FAD-dependent oxidoreductase is translated as MVDADQTFVIVGGGLAGAKAAETLRAEGFTGRVILICDERDHPYERPPLSKGYLLGKEERDSVFVHEPAWYARNDVELHLGQTVDRIDRTARTVRLGDAGTLVHYDKLLLATGAEPRRLDIPGTDLAGVHHLRRLAHAERLKGVLTSLGRDNGHLVIAGAGWIGLEVAAAAREYGAEVTVIEPAQTPLHGVLGPELGNVFAEVHRAHGVRFHFGARLTEIVGQDGVVLAARTDDGEEHPAHAVLAAIGAAPRTALAEAAGLELADRAHGGGVLVDERLRTSDPDIHAAGDVAAFPHPLSDTRIRVEHWANALNGGPVAARAMLGQDVTYDRVPYFFTDQYDLGMEYSGWAPPGSYDQVVIRGDAGKREFIAFWVREGRVLAGMNVNVWDVTDPIQRLIRSRAAVDTEALADPHVPLDGLAS
- a CDS encoding deoxyguanosinetriphosphate triphosphohydrolase; amino-acid sequence: MEGIALLDTYDPTSLERWAPEPDKRPGRTAFQRDRARVLHSAALRRLAGKTQVVTPGASSQVWDASPRTRLTHSLECAQVGRELGAALGCDPDLVEAACLSHDLGHPPFGHNGEQALNEFADDCGGFEGNAQSLRLLTRIEPKRFTPDGSVGLNLTRAALDAATKYPWPRGAHPTDPASPKFGVYEDDRPVFDWVRSTAPGTRTCFEAQVMDWSDDVAYSVHDVEDGLHAGHIDPDCLHAEPERQAVFAVAVGRYVPAGTDPAELAAALDRLQDQEWWPHGYDGTAAAQARLKDATSQLIGRFCLAAEVATRAAYGGGRLTRYDAELVVPREARMECAVLKAVADRYVMQRAEQERLRADQRIVVAELAEALTARAPDGLDPQFRALFDQASDDHTRKRVIVDQIASLTDASARSLHARLTGRG
- a CDS encoding sirohydrochlorin chelatase, which gives rise to MTASNPLRDEPARHLDTTAHLMNGISSPLADRLRPVHPGGRRRTAPAAARDAAPPVLVLVAHGSRDPRAFDTVRALAGLVRALRPSLRVRLGHIELNEPLLPDTLAALGAAPAVLVPLLLGRGYHVKRDIPEMAAAASARARVAAPLGPHPLLVETLHARLTEAGWRPDTAARGTSAVVLAAAGSRDPDSAADTRRTARLLAGRLGVPVVPAYASAATPTVATALRALAARGRPDVAVASCFTAPGRFATQCAAQAPGIASAPLGAHEAMARLVLHRYDQARATAGARPASA
- a CDS encoding SanA/YdcF family protein, which gives rise to MKIRRPRLPRTRRGRRLLVQSVMAACVLALLPATWLYVTTADRLRTTADVPRTEVAVVFGAGLWDGEPSPYLAHRLDAAARLYRAGRIEVVLVTGDNSREDYDEPDAMRAYLTRHGVPARRIVGDYAGFDTWDSCVRAKKIFGVDRAVLISQDFHIRRAVALCEAAGVDSYGIGVAAKHDTTWYYGGTREVFAAGKAALDAAFRPDPQFLGRKEQGVARALAAGR
- a CDS encoding molybdopterin oxidoreductase family protein, coding for MDTTATPTHCPYCALQCGMNVTPLPQGGVAVTERPDFPVNRGALCGKGRTAAEVLSPAVRLTSPLVRSGGRLVPASWEEALDRIAGALGSVRERYGADALGVFGGGGLTNEKAYALGKFARVVLGTSQIDYNGRFCMSSAAAAGTRAFGLDRGLPFPLEDVPRTGCVILVGSNLAETMPPSLRFFSELRANGGTLIVVDPRRTRTAEQADLHLAPRPGTDLALALGLLHLVVAEGRTDEEFIRERTTGWAEARAAVMGHWPEYVERITGVSVPQLREAVRLFCAPESAMVLTARGPEQQSKGTDTVSAWINLCLATGRAGRPLSGYGCLTGQGNGQGGREHGQKADQLPGYRKLDDPAARRHVAGVWGVDPDTLPGPGRSAYELLDALGGDVRALLLMGSNPVVSAPRAAHVEERLASLDFLAVCDVVRSETAELADVVLPVTQWAEETGTTTSLEGRVLLRRRAVAAPPGVRSDLEVLRALAARLGVEKGFPADPEEVFEELRRASAGGPADYSGITYRRLAEEDGLFWPCPARPATDDDGPAGSGGRAGDGGSTGNDGCTGNDGSTANGGPAGNGGPAPAASPAHAEHPTQAEHATRAGPLAHPGTPRLFLDRFATGDGRARFVAVAHRAGAEEPDAEYPLLLTTGRVVAQYQSGAQTRRVPELNAAAPGPFVELHPRLAARLGAAEGDPVAVVSRRGRAVAPARITAGIRPDTVFMPFHWPGEGRANTLTNPALDPVSRMPEFKACAVRVEALGPGERGGRAAGPVSGG